From the Malus domestica chromosome 17, GDT2T_hap1 genome, one window contains:
- the LOC103404848 gene encoding receptor-like protein kinase FERONIA produces MKNPISKHPIKSLTALLLPLFLRMIAIHMAGALPPYVPSEQISLQCGSAGPKFGQDSRYWDGDIRSSFFPFEHQAARNNSVVKDSPLSAYSGQPLYSSARLSRFKFTYTFPLSAGPVFIRLYFYPATYAPNFNRSQALFSVQASGFTLLHDFNASATADASASDTIYREFCLHTESGHNLNITFTPSNASPDAYAFINGIEILSMPPYLYYTSPQSRDGVTHVGSENTTRINNNTALEMVYRINIGGERWISSDQDTGMYRNWEEYSAPKEVYQTGRSMYNLTWKFPVDSMFSYLVRLHFCEFDGEVTMPGYRVFNIYIDNQSAEKMADIIEWTGGNGRPVYRDYVVFMSGNPAIPKKVNLFLALEGDSWDVAILNGLEMFKLSENQSLAGPSPDPPPIAPAKRTPSKPSTRSRSPLLATVVGVACGILGLSVLGFLVFWRRRKVKGTASDGSSSLPTHLCRYFSLTEIKAATQNFSQSFIVGVGGFGHVYKGHIDGGATPVAIKRLKPESSQGAREFKTEIELLSQLRHRYLVSLIGYCTDKNEMILVYDYMARGTLANHLYHTDNPPLSWGQRLQICIGAARGLSYLHSDAQGTIIHRDVKSTNILLDEKWVAKVSDFGLSKVGTATMSKTHISTAVKGSFGYLDPEYYRRQQLTVKSDVYSFGVVLCEVLCARPAVVHAAETRQMNLAEWTKSCHRDGELDQIIDPNMKGKIETECLNKYVEIAMSCINDSGMERPSMNDVVRGLEFALQLHQNCSERNNEDAFASVPGCPTNESVQCISETIFSEINDPNGR; encoded by the exons aTGAAGAACCCCATCAGCAAACACCCTATTAAATCTCTCACTGCTCTTCTCCTTCCCCTTTTTCTCCGCATGATAGCCATACACATGGCCGGGGCCTTACCGCCCTACGTTCCGTCTGAACAAATCAGCCTTCAATGTGGCTCTGCCGGTCCCAAATTCGGCCAAGACTCCCGATATTGGGATGGAGATATCCGCTCATCTTTTTTTCCATTCGAGCACCAAGCAGCTCGTAACAATTCCGTAGTCAAAGATTCACCTCTCTCTGCTTATTCCGGACAACCGCTTTACAGCTCAGCGAGGCTTTCCCGCTTTAAATTTACCTACACATTTCCACTCTCTGCCGGCCCAGTGTTCATCCGCTTGTATTTCTACCCAGCTACTTACGCCCCCAACTTCAACCGATCCCAAGCCCTCTTCTCAGTCCAAGCCAGTGGCTTTACCCTTCTCCACGACTTCAACGCTTCAGCCACAGCTGATGCTTCTGCCTCGGATACTATATACAGAGAGTTCTGCCTCCACACTGAGTCAGGACATAATTTGAATATCACGTTCACTCCAAGCAACGCAAGCCCAGATGCCTACGCGTTTATCAATGGGATTGAAATTCTTTCCATGCCCCCATATCTTTACTACACTTCACCCCAAAGCCGGGATGGGGTTACTCATGTAGGCAGTGAAAACACTACTCGCATCAACAACAACACTGCCTTGGAGATGGTGTACCGAATCAATATCGGTGGCGAAAGGTGGATCTCTTCTGATCAGGACACTGGTATGTACCGCAATTGGGAAG AGTACTCTGCTCCGAAAGAAGTTTACCAAACCGGCCGCTCAATGTACAATCTCACCTGGAAATTCCCTGTGGATTCAATGTTTTCTTACTTGGTTAGGCTTCATTTTTGTGAGTTTGATGGTGAAGTGACGATGCCCGGATACCGTGTATTTAACATCTACATCGACAATCAATCCGCTGAGAAAATGGCGGATATAATCGAGTGGACTGGTGGAAATGGAAGACCAGTGTACAGAGACTACGTTGTGTTCATGTCGGGGAACCCTGCAATCCCGAAGAAAGTCAATCTCTTTCTTGCACTGGAAGGGGATTCCTGGGATGTGGCAATCTTGAACGGACTCGAAATGTTCAAACTCAGTGAAAATCAGAGTCTCGCCGGACCAAGCCCTGACCCACCTCCTATAGCCCCAGCAAAGAGGACACCATCAAAACCTAGCACCAGATCAAGAAGTCCTTTGCTTGCCACGGTTGTCGGTGTAGCTTGCGGAATACTTGGACTCTCTGTCCTTGGGTTCTTGGTTTTTTGGCGGCGGCGGAAAGTCAAGGGCACTGCCTCAGATGGGTCATCATCTTTACCAACACATTTGTGTCGTTACTTTTCACTGACGGAGATCAAAGCCGCCACCCAAAACTTCAGCCAGAGTTTCATTGTTGGTGTAGGCGGCTTCGGTCACGTGTACAAAGGGCATATCGACGGCGGGGCCACTCCCGTTGCTATCAAACGGCTGAAACCCGAGTCATCGCAAGGAGCCCGCGAGTTCAAGACGGAAATCGAGCTGCTCTCACAACTTAGACACCGTTATTTGGTGTCTCTCATTGGGTATTGTACTGATAAAAATGAGATGATTTTGGTGTACGATTACATGGCACGTGGGACCCTCGCTAATCACCTCTACCACACTGACAATCCACCTCTCTCCTGGGGACAACGGCTCCAAATTTGCATTGGCGCCGCGCGAGGCTTGAGCTACCTTCACAGCGATGCGCAGGGCACTATCATCCACCGTGATGTGAAGAGCACAAACATTTTATTGGATGAGAAATGGGTGGCCAAGGTTTCGGATTTCGGATTGTCGAAAGTGGGCACGGCCACCATGTCCAAGACCCACATCAGCACGGCCGTGAAAGGTAGCTTCGGGTATCTAGACCCAGAATATTACCGACGTCAACAACTGACGGTGAAGTCCGATGTGTACTCATTCGGTGTAGTGTTGTGTGAAGTGTTGTGCGCAAGACCAGCTGTGGTGCATGCTGCGGAGACGAGGCAAATGAACTTGGCTGAATGGACCAAGAGTTGTCATCGCGACGGGGAACTTGATCAAATCATCGATCCGAACATGAAGGGTAAGATTGAAACCGAGTGTTTGAACAAGTATGTGGAAATTGCTATGAGTTGCATCAATGACAGTGGGATGGAAAGGCCGTCAATGAACGACGTTGTGAGGGGGCTTGAGTTTGCATTGCAACTACATCAGAACTGCAGTGAAAGGAACAACGAGGATGCCTTTGCCAGCGTGCCAGGTTGCCCTACGAATGAATCCGTTCAATGCATATCTGAGACAATCTTCTCAGAGATCAACGATCCCAATGGAAGATGA
- the LOC103428344 gene encoding uncharacterized protein produces MTTVVPTSEEDPALAVVQFTSELAWADAGHEVAEPQVTRLCAEAQECVVMDRWFDLVSLMLTSAEVILSKVSEKDLECIFTVICNVVTKSESPDEALEMAKLISSKITQKPTDKPALRLKILFNLYNLLENPYSRFLVYLSALNLAINGRVTEHVIPSFKNVESFLKEWNIGISDQRQLFLTIANVLKEHKNMTKESFKFLTKYLATFSGEDVHTLSEAKEEAIRTIVEFVKAPDMFQCDLLNMPAVEQLEKDAKHALAYQLLKIFLTQRLDAYLEFQAVNSDLLKSYGLVHEDCITKMRLISLMDLGSDESGRIPYSAIRDTLQINDDEVELWVVKAITAKLMDCKMDQMNQVVIVSRCTERVFGEDQWLTLRTKLATWRGNIANVISTIRANRIADDGSQAVQGLVIR; encoded by the exons ATGACGACTGTGGTGCCAACCTCCGAGGAAGATCCCGCTCTCGCCGTCGTCCAATTCACCTCCGAGCTCGCCTGGGCCGACGCCGGCCACGAG GTTGCTGAGCCGCAAGTTACTAGACTATGTGCTGAAGCCCAAGAATGCGTGGTAATGGACAGGTGGTTCGATTTGGTGTCCCTTATGCTTACTTCGGCTGAGGTCATATTGTCAAAGGTCTCAGAAAAAG aTCTCGAGTGCATATTCACTGTTATCTGCAATGTTGTTACAAAGTCTGAAAGTCCAGATGAAGCACTGGAGATGGCAAAACTTATATCCTCAAAGATTACTCAAAAACCAACCGACAAGCCTGCGTTGCGCTTAAAGAT TTTGTTCAATCTGTACAACCTACTGGAGAACCCATATAGCCGGTTCTTAGTCTACTTGAGTGCTCTTAATTTGGCTATCAATGGGAGGGTCACTGAACATGTCATCCCTTCATTCAAGAATGTGGAAAGTTTTTTGAAAGAGTGGAATATTGGGATCTCTGATCAGAGGCAGTTATTTTTGACCATCGCTAATGTTCTGAAAGAACACAAAAA CATGACAAAGGAGTCTTTCAAATTCCTGACCAAGTACTTGGCGACATTTTCTGGTGAAGATGTGCATACATTGAGTGAAGCCAAAGAGGAAGCTATACGTACAATTGTGGAATTTGTGAAGGCCCCAGACATGTTTCAG TGTGATTTGCTAAATATGCCTGCTGTAGAGCAACTGGAGAAGGATGCTAAGCATGCATTGGCATATCAGCTTTTGAAGATCTTTCTGACTCAGAGGCTGGATGCTTACTTGGAGTTTCAGGCTGTAAATTCTGATTTACTGAAAAGCTACG GTCTTGTCCATGAAGACTGCATAACTAAGATGAGGTTGATTTCCTTGATGGATCTTGGTTCTGATGAATCTGGACGGATTCCTTACAGTGCTATCAGAGATACGCTTCAG ATTAATGATGACGAAGTTGAACTTTGGGTGGTAAAGGCAATAACTGCCAAGTTGATGGACTGTAAAATGGACCAGATGAATCAAGTGGTGATTGTGAG CCGCTGTACTGAGAGAGTATTTGGGGAAGACCAATGGCTTACACTAAGAACAAAGTTAGCAACTTGGAGG GGTAATATTGCAAACGTTATCAGCACCATTCGAGCTAACAGGATAGCTGACGATGGATCACAGGCAGTGCAAGGCTTAGTTATTcgttag
- the LOC103404635 gene encoding uncharacterized FCP1 homology domain-containing protein C1271.03c-like isoform X1, producing MIKSTSSFTMPKCEVQVILLVNAGPRPSIIRIMETGTETTKNHAQSNQVLKKKTRRRHRMKKPNLLQYTGLTENLPQAYGQSDANHMHGLSTLSLSDERSDDVVVISSGRVKTMNEEDNRSGISNISIVRTPVCDTEKKLLILDINGLLADIVSPPPKGLPSDIRIQGRAIFKRPFYLDFLKFCFEHFEVGVWSSRSKRIVEKVIDYLMGDMKHKLLFCWDLSHCTATGFRTLENKHKTLVFKELRRIWEKQDPSLPWEKGAYNESNTVLLDDSPYKALLNPAHTSVFPYPFTFQRGSDTSLGPGGDIRVYLERLAAAENIQEFVEQQPFGQGPINESSASWPFYLKVLRKVYAIETANITCSSTVKR from the exons ATGATCAAGAGTACTAGTTCCTTCACAATGCCCAAGTGTGAAGTCCAAGTTATTCTCTTAGTGAATGCAGGACCTCGGCCTTCCATTATTAGAATTATGGAGACAGGTACGGaaacaacaaaaaatcatgCGCAGTCGAATCAAGtgttgaaaaagaaaacaagaaggaGACATAGGATGAAGAAGCCAAATTTACTGCAATACACAGGTCTAACTGAGAACCTGCCTCAGGCATATGGTCAGAGTGATGCTAATCATATGCATGGATTGTCAACTTTAAGTCTATCTGATGAAAGAAGTGATGACGTCGTAGTTATTTCATCAGGACGTGTTAAAACCATGAATGAAGAGGACAACAGATCTGGGATTTCAAATATCTCAATTGTAAGAACACCTGTTTGCGATACAGAGAAAAAGCTTCTTATTCTTGATATAAATGGACTACTTGCAGATATAGTATCTCCTCCTCCAAAGGGACTTCCATCTGACATAAGAATTCAAGGGCGAGCAA TTTTCAAGAGGCCCTTCTATCTTGATTTTCTTAAGTTCTGCTTTGAGCATTTCGAAGTGGGTGTGTGGTCTTCAAGATCCAA GAGAATTGTGGAAAAAGTGATTGATTATCTGATGGGTGATATGAAGCACAAGTTGCTGTTTTGTTGG GATCTATCCCACTGTACTGCAACAGGGTTCAGGACTCTAGAAAATAAGCATAAGACCTTGGTGTTTAAGGAGCTGAGGAGAATATGGGAAAAACAAGACCCTAGTCTTCCATGGGAGAAAGGCGCATATAACGAATCAAACACAGTGTTGTTGGATGATTCTCCCTACAAAGCCTTGCTTAATCCT GCACATACTTCAGTGTTTCCTTATCCATTCACGTTCCAGCGAGGGAGCGACACTTCATTAG GTCCTGGAGGTGATATTCGGGTCTATCTGGAACGGTTGGCTGCAGCTGAAAATATACAGGAATTTGTAGAGCAACAGCCATTTGGCCAAGGACCTATTAATGAAAGTAGTGCATCTTGGCCATTCTACCTCAAGGTTCTTAGAAAGGTGTATGCCATAGAAACCGCCAACATAACCTGTAGTTCTACGGTGAAGCGCTAG
- the LOC103417078 gene encoding putative methylesterase 11, chloroplastic, with product MGNLCAILAPKPAKRKPIKRLPNPPPQPNSSSRWTRVRSSRKEKLEDALIQEQALAAAILFQQHQQNGSLPFDRSTSLRYPNSSSKKGSNALPRSSSSRARSLTDPLLQPHQLVNQDVNLDGLETDHFVLVHGGGFGAWCWYKTIALLEEGGFKVTAVDLTGSGIHSSDTNSVTSLSQYVKPLSDFLENLPEGKKVILVGHDFGGACISYAMELFPHKVAKAIFIAAAMLKNGQSTLEMFSQQASSDDLMRQAQVFLYANGNDRPPTAIDLDKSMLKDLLFNQSPSKDVALASVSMRPIPFAPVLEKLSLTDLKYGLVRRFYIQTSEDNAIPITVQESMIKESPPEQVLRLKGADHSPFFSKPQALHKLLLEISKISST from the exons ATGGGCAACCTCTGCGCCATCCTCGCACCCAAACCCGCCAAGCGAAAGCCCATAAAGCGCCTCCCCAACCCGCCGCCGCAACCCAATTCCAGCAGCCGCTGGACCCGGGTGCGATCCTCCAGGAAAGAGAAGCTCGAGGACGCTCTAATCCAGGAACAAGCTCTCGCCGCCGCGATTCTGTTCCAGCAGCACCAGCAAAACGGCTCTCTGCCCTTTGATCGCTCCACCTCCCTCCGCTACCCCAACTCCAGCTCCAAAAAGGGCAGCAACGCCCTGCCCCGCAGCTCCAGCTCCCGCGCCAGGTCCCTCACCGACCCCCTCCTCCAGCCCCACCAGCTTGTTAATCAG GATGTTAATCTTGATGGTCTAGAAACCGACCATTTTGTCCTTGTACATGGAGGTGGCTTTGGTGCTTGGTGTTGGTATAAAACCATAGCACTTCTTGAGGAGGGTGGTTTTAAAGTTACCGCTGTAGACTTGACCGGCTCTGGAATTCATTCATCTGATACAAACAGCGTTACAAGTCTTTCACAATATGTGAAGCCTCTTTCTGATTTTCTTGAAAACCTTCCTGAGGGAAAAAAG GTAATATTGGTGGGTCATGATTTTGGTGGTGCATGTATATCATATGCAATGGAGTTATTTCCACATAAAGTCGCAAAGGCCATTTTTATTGCTGCGGCAATGTTGAAGAACGGACAAAGTACTCTTGAAATGTTCTCCCAACAG GCAAGTTCAGATGATCTTATGCGACAAGCTCAGGTATTTTTGTATGCAAATGGGAATGATCGGCCTCCGACTGCTATTGATCTAGATAAATCAATGTTGAAGGATTTATTATTCAATCAAAGTCCCAGCAAG GATGTCGCGTTGGCATCCGTCTCTATGAGGCCAATTCCATTTGCCCCGGTTCTGGAGAAGCTCTCATTAACCGACTTGAAATATGGATTGGTGAGGCGGTTTTATATACAGACATCAGAAGACAATGCCATACCCATCACGGTCCAGGAGAGCATGATAAAAGAAAGCCCTCCCGAACAGGTCCTCCGCTTGAAAGGCGCTGATCACTCTCCTTTTTTCTCAAAGCCTCAAGCCCTGCACAAGTTATTGCTGGAGATTTCGAAGATTTCATCTACTTAG
- the LOC103404635 gene encoding uncharacterized protein isoform X2: MIKSTSSFTMPKCEVQVILLVNAGPRPSIIRIMETGTETTKNHAQSNQVLKKKTRRRHRMKKPNLLQYTGLTENLPQAYGQSDANHMHGLSTLSLSDERSDDVVVISSGRVKTMNEEDNRSGISNISIVRTPVCDTEKKLLILDINGLLADIVSPPPKGLPSDIRIQGRAIFKRPFYLDFLKFCFEHFEVGVWSSRSKRIVEKVIDYLMGDMKHKLLFCWDLSHCTATGFRTLENKHKTLVFKELRRIWEKQDPSLPWEKGAYNESNTVLLDDSPYKALLNPCFLIHSRSSEGATLH, from the exons ATGATCAAGAGTACTAGTTCCTTCACAATGCCCAAGTGTGAAGTCCAAGTTATTCTCTTAGTGAATGCAGGACCTCGGCCTTCCATTATTAGAATTATGGAGACAGGTACGGaaacaacaaaaaatcatgCGCAGTCGAATCAAGtgttgaaaaagaaaacaagaaggaGACATAGGATGAAGAAGCCAAATTTACTGCAATACACAGGTCTAACTGAGAACCTGCCTCAGGCATATGGTCAGAGTGATGCTAATCATATGCATGGATTGTCAACTTTAAGTCTATCTGATGAAAGAAGTGATGACGTCGTAGTTATTTCATCAGGACGTGTTAAAACCATGAATGAAGAGGACAACAGATCTGGGATTTCAAATATCTCAATTGTAAGAACACCTGTTTGCGATACAGAGAAAAAGCTTCTTATTCTTGATATAAATGGACTACTTGCAGATATAGTATCTCCTCCTCCAAAGGGACTTCCATCTGACATAAGAATTCAAGGGCGAGCAA TTTTCAAGAGGCCCTTCTATCTTGATTTTCTTAAGTTCTGCTTTGAGCATTTCGAAGTGGGTGTGTGGTCTTCAAGATCCAA GAGAATTGTGGAAAAAGTGATTGATTATCTGATGGGTGATATGAAGCACAAGTTGCTGTTTTGTTGG GATCTATCCCACTGTACTGCAACAGGGTTCAGGACTCTAGAAAATAAGCATAAGACCTTGGTGTTTAAGGAGCTGAGGAGAATATGGGAAAAACAAGACCCTAGTCTTCCATGGGAGAAAGGCGCATATAACGAATCAAACACAGTGTTGTTGGATGATTCTCCCTACAAAGCCTTGCTTAATCCT TGTTTCCTTATCCATTCACGTTCCAGCGAGGGAGCGACACTTCATTAG
- the LOC103404638 gene encoding protein SPIRAL1-like 2 produces MGRGRGVSCGGGQSSLGYLFGGGETANANKTPKTTNNTPPPPPRNANPAPAPAPAPASSPIDKQLPAGIHSKRTNNYFRVDGQNCGNFITDRPSTKVHSAPGGGSSLGYLFGGRSGN; encoded by the exons atggggCGTGGACGTGGAGTCAGCTGTGGTGGTGGACAAAGCTCTTTGGGGTATTTGTTCGGAGGTGGAGAGACAGCTAATGCtaacaaaaccccaaaaactACTAACaacacaccaccaccaccacctcggAATGCTAACCCAGCTCCTGCTCCAGCTCCAGCTCCTGCTTCATCACCGATTGATAAGCAGCTTCCAGCCGGCATTCACAGCAAGCGTACGAACAATTACTTCCGAGTTGATGGCCAGAACTGCGGAAATTTCATCACG GATCGTCCATCGACCAAGGTTCACTCCGCTCCCGGCGGCGGGTCATCCCTTGGCTACTTGTTTGGTGGTAGGAGTGGGAACTGA